The Coffea arabica cultivar ET-39 chromosome 9c, Coffea Arabica ET-39 HiFi, whole genome shotgun sequence nucleotide sequence tatgtttctaatatttttattatttattaagaaaaatgaatgatttattcatgtttttaaaacataaaataattatCTTTTAACTTTATAAGGCTTGAATTTAAACTTTCTCGAATTCGAGaataaatttgaattcaaattttacattaaaaaatttatttgttgagTTCGGACTCGATAAAATTGAGCCAAACTAATTGAATCCTTTACAACCCTATGCACTACAGACAAGaattcaataaattaaggaaagaatACGACgcctttttgaccttttttgGCGAATAATAAAAAGCAGGTTTTGGATTCGACTAATAGGTTTACGAGCCTATAATTTTAACCTAGCACTTTGCTTTAATCGGAGCCTTACTTTTGCCGACCTCGTCAGTCGTGACAACACAGGCTATATAATCTAGCACCATATAATCCTGTctaaggcaaaaaaaaaaaaaaaaaaaaatccaggaAATTatctgttcttttctttttctatcttttctTCTCTATTCTATGAAAAATTGGTCCTAGGAGGACTATCAAACGCTAGAAACCCGAGGTTAGTGACGGAGGAGGCATGATAAGGCATGCCGCCTGTTTTGCCTGATTACAGCAAAAGTTGTGGATCCTCCACTCCCCAAACCAAAGGTAAAGTTGAGGACACGTTTATAAAAACGGATCGATTCCTCATAAAATTTAATTATTGATGTGAAGGGATAAGTcataaaaatcaccataaaCAACATATCATTCTAACCAAATTCCAAACTTTTTATTGCatcaaaaaatgtaaaaaaaaaaaaaaaaagaagttaaacTAAGGCTTTGTGTTTTAGTATTATTAATTAAGTAGCGGTGTACGTGTCATGTCATCATTGGTCAGTTTATATAATAGTCATTATGTTAAGAGTCGTGAGTTTAACTTCGGATGTATAAATCATAGGGTAATAGTCAAAAACCTCTGGTTTTCGTTTGTGTCAGCTGTGACGCCACAGTTTCTTCTATCAATGGAAGAAAAATTCCCCTTTGCCTCTATATTgatttttctttagttttttttttttttttttttttatgtttgtgATTAATTTAGGTCCATTAGAGCACCACAGTGATGACGCGAACCAAATCCCAAACTTCCTattattcacaaaaaaaaaaaaaaaaataaataaataaagtcgAGGCCTGAGGAAAACCTAACTGAACCAAGGAAACTAGAAGAAAAGAATATACCACTTCTAGACCAAAAGAGATGCGCTCTCCCACGCTCCCTTTAAAATTTAAGGCAAATGCAGAGATTTAAACCCTCCTACGCACCTCCTAACTTAAAACCACGCCTATACTTTATGTTTCACTTCAACTCACCCAAGGGCTGGTTTTGGTTGTTACTGCAgccatttgattagtttttgcCTCTTGCAAGATGCCAGGTTCGACTGGTACTGAGGTTGCCTCTTTAGATTCTGACATTGTGCGATTGCTCGAGGGGATTAGTCGAGTCCCAAAAAGGCCCGGATGCCCCCtagagaccaaaaaaaaaaaaaagatgcaagGTTCGTGTTTTGCGATCCCACCCTTTGTTATATCATAcagtttaataaataaaaattatataataaaaatgatactctctccgtcccactttgatagtcttattttcctttttcgtctgtcccaaattgtaatcCACTTTCCTATTAAGAAAtgtaataatattttaaattgtctaaaatatccttattaaatatcttgttattaatacattgttattaaatactagcCCATTACGTTGAATACATTAAGCTTTTCCAATACTAACCCATTAgctgtaactgatattaattgACACTCTTCGTTATTAGCATAAGaacattttagaaaattattaatctaaatttatgtttccaaccaaattaattacatttTCTTAATctgtatgaaaaaaaaatcaagactaacaaaatgggacggagggagtagtaaaaatacaaataataaaaaaaaatgtaaataacattatatatatatatatatatatatatatatatatatatataacataagCTGATTAATGTTGGAGTCAAATTAGATGAAAAATTCGACGGCTTAACGTGAAATTCTAAAAATTTGAGAATCGAAAAGGCCTTGACCACTCGCAAATGCCACCAATGCATTGGGACGATTATTATTGAAGGAAACGGGAAACCAACAAATGAGACTTCAACCATCCCGGCTATATTTGTCCCGTTTGAGAAGACAATTTCCCAGAAGAATCGATAAAAGAAAAGGGATGCACATCTGGCACCAATATTCCAATTCAGAGATTCAGAGGAGACGCCATTTCTGAAAGAAACATGATAATAGTCCCCCATGATAAGAgaaaagagggggggggggggatctTGACTAAATACCACGCGCGGGCCGTGCATGCAGGCTCTTCAAAAGACAGTAGTCTAGTAGTACttcttttatcaaaaaattattttcaacaGAGGAGGAGGAACAGGAGTTAGTTGCTTCCACCGGTGGCTATTCCCAGAATATAATAGGATTAATAACtaataaaaccctaatctaaTACTACTACTGCTTATTAACAGGATTTGATGCATACgagataaaaaattaattaaaaaaatatgtttattgaAAACATAAAAATGTTTCTTTCGAGGATAACAATccaaaaaatgataataaaaaaatttactcgATTTTTACAAGGTAAAAATTGCTCGCTCCTTATCCTGCTACATTACACGTTCTCTCATCCTGGAACATGAACACCAAGCAAAAGAGAATGAATAATAAGCATGGCCTAAAAAAGGTGCAGAAAGTAAAACGCAGCTGTCGCTCCCAAGAAAATTGCATTGATGACCTTAACCGGCcaagcaagaaaggaagatAACCAAAAACATAAACCCTCTTCTTCTGCATATATATTTTACATGTGATTAAAAGGCGATGAAATTTACAAGCAAGTTGAGACAAACTAAAcctgaatatatatatatttgtgtatatatatatatatatgtaaagaAACAGCCCATCGGAAAAACAGACAGTTGGAAGTTTTGTAAACAGATGATTGATTGGAGGGGTAGTTGAAGTTGAACCAACCTTTTACATCCTCTCGTAGTTTTCGTCCCATCGTCGGAAACTAAATCTAAGTCCAACCACCCCAAATCTTTTCGCCGAGAAAACTCACAAATCTCCTCACAGAGCTCCTCTCCGTCTCCACCCCCTCCCTCTCCTCTCCACCATCATCAGCCTCCCCGCTACCCTTGGTATCAACAATCTCATCCTCCCGGGAATTATCCGATGACTCGGTAAGCTCCTTGCCACTCGGAGGGGTCGGCTCGGACCGTTTCAACTCAGCCGACCCTTTCCCACCCTTCCTTCTATCCTTCCTACTCTTCTCTTTCTTGCTTTGGGTGGATAACCCGTCTTCATAAGCGTCGATGATTTCATGTATAAGCTGGCGATTCGGCGACGAATCCCACCTCGCCCAGTAGCTCATGTAGCATCCAAAACAATAACAATCGAACGAAGGCGGATGGTCAGCACCGCAGCTGTTGTTACTGTAGTTATTAGAGCTGTTGGCCGTAGCACTGGAGGTATTTCTCCTCCGGTTATTGCCGGAAAAGTTGGAGGAGGAAGAGCAAGATATGAGATAGGCCAAGACCTCTCTATCTTGAGGGGATAAAGCCACCGTGAGAGTCAAGATGGTCGGGGGTAGAAACGATAAATGGTCTGGTTTCAGAGGCGGTGATGGATGAACTGATCCTCTTCTATACAGCTTCTTCATACTACTTGATTATGAGGGTGACCTAGGAAATGAAGATGGATGGTGGGattgttctttctttctttagaACTAAATACTACTAGTATCAAATACTAAGAGGCGATGGGGAGGAGGGCTTTTAAATGGCTAAATATCAATATGTGGTGTTTCTTATGGGGGTGGGTTTGGGACGGGAGGAGTCTTGACTCTTGAAAATGCTGAATTTGAAGAGTTTGACCAAGTCTCATTTATTTTCTGGAGAGTGGGGgaggggaaaagaaagaagcatGGAAGTTGGTGACGTATGTATTTTTGGGCCTTGGTAGTACCACTGCATTGGGTTGGGGCCTGCGGGGCGGTGAGCTTTTGATAGGGATGATCCTGGTTCCTGGATGGGACCGTAAGAGTGAGCCTGCTAGCGCATTTTGATTGGTTGATGAGATGGTAAGGTGGAGTTATTTGCAACCGTGGGTGATCGATCGACTGGGGGACCCACCATGGAATCAAGAGGTGATCTGGATCAAAATCCTGCTTTTCAGAATTGTGTCATTCATTTGCCCCTTTTATATAAATGTTAGGTCACAAGGTTGAGAGAACGTTCAGAGGCCTACAGTACTACAGCTTTGGGCCGTTGATACTCATTGGCCTTATGAGGACCCCTCCTAACGTTTGGGTGGCAGAAGGACTACGACGACTGGCCTCTTCATCCCCCTCgattaattcttttttcttttttctaaacaACATTTAttaagtttgtttggattgtaagttatttgaaatatttttactataatactttttgtaatgtgatgtatgtgagatgaaaagataattgagaagataaaaaggtatattgaaaattgtaacgatgatgtaagtaaatatatttgaaaaaataatcagctgtccaaacaaatttttttgttgACACTAGCAGCGTCTTCCTCCGTGAACCCAGAGCGAATATGACTGAAAATTTCGAATTTAAGACTTTTTACttgcataaatttttttttttttttaaaaaaattcaactcTTTAATCTTTCGCATTTGATTTTGCTTTGATCATAAGAAGTCATG carries:
- the LOC113707653 gene encoding uncharacterized protein, with the translated sequence MKKLYRRGSVHPSPPLKPDHLSFLPPTILTLTVALSPQDREVLAYLISCSSSSNFSGNNRRRNTSSATANSSNNYSNNSCGADHPPSFDCYCFGCYMSYWARWDSSPNRQLIHEIIDAYEDGLSTQSKKEKSRKDRRKGGKGSAELKRSEPTPPSGKELTESSDNSREDEIVDTKGSGEADDGGEEREGVETERSSVRRFVSFLGEKIWGGWT